ATTTTCTTTAGAACTTCTGATGAAAGAATAACCGTTTTTATAGCAGACCAAAGCGGAGTGTTGCGTAATGTTGCCTCTTTTGAAACGAGAAGACGAGGTAATATCAACCGAGTGCAAATATACGGCAATATGACAGACCAAGCGTTTGAACATCTGGGCTTCGGAGTTTTTGATATTCGATAACAAAAGGATATTTTTATGAAAGCGATTTTGTGTGTATTTATATTTTGTTTCCTGCCCGCTTCGATATTCGGGCAAACAGCCGAATTTGAACGGCAACACACATTCAGAGCAGGCGATGCCGACAGTCGAGTTTCAGCGAGAAGCACTGCAACACAAGAAGCGCAGGCATTATTGTTGCGCGAACTCGGTGTTTTGGTTGAGTCGCGGCAAAGATTAAGCGCCACAAATGAAACCGAAGATTTCACCGAAGAAGTGCAAATATACACACTTGGAAAAGTAAATACCGAAGTACTTCAAGAAAGATGGGACGGAGAAATTTTTTCGGCAACATTCAGAATGGTGGTTGATACGGCGGACTTGTTCAGGCATTTAAACAATATTTTAGCGCAACGCCAACAAGCAAGAGCCGACAGCATAGCGCTAATTCGCCGAGCACAAGCGGACAGTATTGCACTCGTTCATCGGGCGCGAGCCGATAGTATAGCGATGGAACATCAAATTCGAGCGCAACGAGCGGGGCTATCTACTGCCTCAAACAGTGTAATAAACAGAATGGAAGTACTCCGAAATTTTGTATTTTCAATTCGTCCCGAATTTGTTGCGGGAAATTCCGCAATGGGCGCAGGCGGAGTAATTGAATTGGGCGTTATCGGCAGAAACGGATTTTATTTTTCGCCTCAATTAAGCGGCGGCGGTATTTATTTCGGCGGATTGCTCAATTTTGGCGCGTGTTTCAATAAAGACGGTTTTGTAAAAAACGTTTTGGGGGTAAGCGCAGGTTATCACAACACTTTACTTTTTGTTAATTTCAGACAAGAAAACGAGATTGTCAGATATGAAACAGGAATAAATGTCGGTGTTGCGGGTCTTTTTTGGAAATTTATGCTCGGCAGAGACAAAAATTTCGACATAACAAACAGAATTTTATTCGGCTGGCAGAGAAATCCCGATTTTTATTATATGGAAAACGACAGAATTGTTTTCGACGAAGGATTAAACGCAACTTGGACATTAGGCGTTGGCTATACTTTAACAAGAAAGAGAAGGTAGTAATATGAAAAAACGGATAATGTTTTTATTGGTGATATTTTTTTGCATTTTGTCTATTATTTCTTGCGATTTCATTGTAAAAAATGTGGACATCGACAAAGTAGAAAATAACGGAAAAGAAAATGGAAATTTAAGCAATTGATTGCAGAGTTGCTCGCCGACTCAATCGAGCAAGTTGGCTCGCACCAACGATATCGGTTTTCGAGTTGTCTTTTTTGTTTTTTCATTTTTTTTGTTGTTCTGAGAAGAAATCATTCCTTTACTCAAATCTCTCTTTCAATTTCCGATAATAATTCTCCACCCTCTTATCCCCGCCGTTATCGGGGAACATACAAAACGTCAAACTGTCGGTTGCTCTGTGTTTGGCTACGCAATTACAGCATTTGCCGTTATTCGGGCATTCTTTTTTGGGGCAGGCGCACTCTTTTTTGTCTTTTACAAAACATTCACAAGCCATTTTAACTCTCCTTTGTGCAACAGCACGGTTTCTTTTTCGATGATAATTTCTTTTGAATTCCGGCATTTATTATAAGCCCGACAAGGACGAGCGAGCAAATGGAATTGAACGGATTAAAACTTGCGCGGCTTTCTTCGCAATGCGGATTGGCGCTTATTACGCTTATATTAAACCATTCGGCAGGCAACAGATAGTCTATTGTCAAACCGATTATCAGCGACATTGAAATAATGTTTATCAAATAAATAATAAGAGTGCGCTTACCCAAAGTTTTGCCGACTACCGTCATTGTTGCGATACTTGTTATTGGTCCCGCCATAAGAAAAACAAACGCCGCGCCCGCCGTCAGCCCTTTGGACATAAGCACCGCCGCCACAGGAAGCGCCGCCATAGAACAAGTATAACTCGGAAGAGCTATCGCCAAAACTATCAGCATATTAAGGAATGGATTATTGAAGTAATCCGAAAACAGGCTATCGGGCAAGAAAACCGCCAAAAGTCCTGCAATAAAAATTCCTATAAACAGCCATTTTCCTATGTCTTGAAGCATTTCTACATATCCGTAATGCAATGCCGCCAAAATTTTGTTTTTTGGCTTTGAAGAAAGGGTTTTGCAGGTATTTTCTATGTCTGACGGCAATTTTTTGTCGGGATTTTCTTTGTCGAATTTATTTACTGCAACGCCGCCTGTAATCCCTGAAATAAAGGCGGTAAGCGGGTTTATTATTGCAAAGGCAGGTCCAAAAAGCGAGTAAGTCGCCACAATGCTTTGTATGTTTTCTTGCGGGGTCGAAGTCAAAAAAGCGACCGTTGCACCTTTGCTTGCGCCCTCTTTATTAAGCGAAACCGCCGTGGGAATAACGCCGCACGAACATAGAGGCAATGGAATTCCTGCAATGGAAGCCCGTAAAACCGAGAGAAAATTTGGCTTTTTTATATGGGATATATATTTTTCTTTTGGAACAAACACCCTTAAAATTCCCGCGAACAAAAATCCAAAAAGCAAATACGGCGACATCTCGTTAAAAAGATGTATAAACGGAGCTATGTAAGTAAGCATAATTAAAACCCGCTCCTCCCTCTACCGCCGAAATTCCA
The genomic region above belongs to Chitinivibrionia bacterium and contains:
- a CDS encoding SO_0444 family Cu/Zn efflux transporter; translated protein: MLTYIAPFIHLFNEMSPYLLFGFLFAGILRVFVPKEKYISHIKKPNFLSVLRASIAGIPLPLCSCGVIPTAVSLNKEGASKGATVAFLTSTPQENIQSIVATYSLFGPAFAIINPLTAFISGITGGVAVNKFDKENPDKKLPSDIENTCKTLSSKPKNKILAALHYGYVEMLQDIGKWLFIGIFIAGLLAVFLPDSLFSDYFNNPFLNMLIVLAIALPSYTCSMAALPVAAVLMSKGLTAGAAFVFLMAGPITSIATMTVVGKTLGKRTLIIYLINIISMSLIIGLTIDYLLPAEWFNISVISANPHCEESRASFNPFNSICSLVLVGLIINAGIQKKLSSKKKPCCCTKES